The Pedococcus dokdonensis region GCGTCGCACCCGCCCGGGTGCAGCCGCACGATGACGTCGAGCGAGGCGGTGTCGACGTCGAGCACCTCGACGCTGGACCGGTGTCCGGTGAGCTCGAGCTCCACCGGCGCGAAGCCGATCGCCCGCGCCCACCGCGAGAACGGTGAGCGGCTGCCCGACTCGTCGACGATGACGGCGCTGCGCCGCCCGTCGTCGCGGACCCGGACGATGGCGGCGAGGGCGCCGAGCGCGGCCCATGCAGCGATGGCGTCACCACTGCGGGGGAGGCCGAGGCTGCGGGCCAGCGCCTTTGCGTCATCGGCGTCGTTGCCGTCGGCGAGGATGTCGGAGGCGCGCACCCAGTCGGGCAGGTCGGCCCGGCCCAGCTCGACCTCGGGGCGGGAGGCCGCCACGACGGCCCGGACCGTGCTGGCGACCCGGTGGCGCAGGTGCCCGACGACGGCTGCGGCTCCACTGGGTGCGTCGGTCGCGTCCGCGTCGTCGTCCGGCTCGGCGCCGGCCTCGTCAGCCGCCAGCGCCTCGATCGACCCGATGTAGCGGGCCCACGGCCCCGACAGGTCGGGCGGGCGGACCTGCTCGCGCAGCTGGGCCGCCACGCCGGGCTCGGCCAGTCGCTGCAGCGCGGCCACCAGCGCCGCCTTGTCGCCGGGGGGCACGAGGATCCCGTCGACCCCGTCCCGCACCTGGCCACCGAAGGTGCCGACGTCGGAGGCCAGCACGGGCAGTCCGTGCTGCTGCCCCAACAGGACGTTCTGCGACGCGGTGGCGCTGCGGTAGGTGAGCGCGAGCACGTCGTGCGCCGCGAACAAGGGGGCGAGCCGGTCGGCGGGCACGTAGCCACCATGCACCTCGACGCGGTCGCGCAGTCGGGGGTCCTGGGCGAGCTCCTTGACCCGCTCGCCGCTGGAGCCCCACATCTCGCCGGCCACGGTCAGGGTGGGTCCGGGCACGTCGGCGAGCGCCTCGAGGAGGAGGTCGACGCCCTTGTAGTCGCGGACCATGCCCAGCGCGAGCAGCCGCGGCGGCCCGTCGTGGGCGAC contains the following coding sequences:
- a CDS encoding glycosyltransferase family 4 protein: MGPTHPYKGGVAAHTTSLAHELAEAGHDVTLVSWSHLYPSKLYPGEQAVPGGAPDVEPFPRTVRALSWARPDTWVRTGRRLRAFDVVVVVHVIPAVVPAHLALLRAAGAGRRSVQRRAAHRGPRTVVIAHNVLPHETHPGDRELMRQFLERVDSVLVHSDEQARLAYELGAPRVSVTDLPPHLPGGAPVDRVAHDGPPRLLALGMVRDYKGVDLLLEALADVPGPTLTVAGEMWGSSGERVKELAQDPRLRDRVEVHGGYVPADRLAPLFAAHDVLALTYRSATASQNVLLGQQHGLPVLASDVGTFGGQVRDGVDGILVPPGDKAALVAALQRLAEPGVAAQLREQVRPPDLSGPWARYIGSIEALAADEAGAEPDDDADATDAPSGAAAVVGHLRHRVASTVRAVVAASRPEVELGRADLPDWVRASDILADGNDADDAKALARSLGLPRSGDAIAAWAALGALAAIVRVRDDGRRSAVIVDESGSRSPFSRWARAIGFAPVELELTGHRSSVEVLDVDTASLDVIVRLHPGGCDADDIDEAMSQASWALKSGGLLCVTLPIGHLGAEGALGPADVRAVLARSHDFGFVLVGDLDGDITGRMRSASGSSSRTDAAYGLLRLTLRRR